Proteins encoded in a region of the Marinococcus sp. PL1-022 genome:
- the prmA gene encoding 50S ribosomal protein L11 methyltransferase, whose amino-acid sequence MNWIEISVHTTQEAIDPVSFVLQEAGASGVVIEDSADLEREWEEAEDEWFMLSEDNYPDEGTLVKAYLPMTSYVTDTVEEIKQSINELLLYDIDLGRNQVVLKEIAEEDWAEAWKKYYKPVQITNKVTIVPSWEEYEKKSGEKIITLDPGMAFGTGTHPTTVLSMQALEEYTRPGNAVLDVGTGSGVLAIGASLFEAGEILALDLDEVAVRSAKENISRNGMAEKITVAQSDLLEYQSMQADIIVANILAPIIIRLAEDAFNSLQPDGVFITSGIIESKRTDVEQALTEAGFVIEDARAVEDWLCIIARRPQTL is encoded by the coding sequence ATGAATTGGATTGAAATTTCTGTCCACACCACCCAGGAGGCGATTGACCCTGTATCATTTGTACTTCAGGAAGCAGGTGCGAGCGGGGTTGTGATTGAAGATTCGGCCGATCTGGAGCGGGAATGGGAGGAGGCAGAAGACGAATGGTTCATGCTTTCTGAAGATAATTATCCGGATGAAGGCACGCTTGTAAAAGCCTACCTCCCGATGACAAGCTACGTCACCGATACTGTGGAGGAAATTAAGCAATCCATTAATGAACTGCTCCTTTACGATATTGATTTAGGACGAAACCAGGTGGTGCTCAAAGAGATTGCCGAGGAGGACTGGGCAGAGGCCTGGAAAAAGTACTACAAGCCTGTCCAGATCACGAACAAGGTCACTATTGTGCCCTCCTGGGAAGAGTATGAAAAAAAGAGCGGGGAAAAAATCATTACCCTGGATCCGGGAATGGCGTTTGGCACCGGCACGCACCCGACAACCGTACTCAGCATGCAGGCGCTTGAAGAGTACACACGTCCGGGTAATGCAGTGCTGGATGTGGGCACCGGGTCCGGCGTACTCGCTATAGGCGCATCCCTGTTCGAAGCAGGAGAAATTCTTGCGCTCGACCTCGATGAAGTAGCCGTCAGAAGCGCTAAAGAAAATATCAGCCGAAACGGGATGGCAGAAAAAATTACTGTGGCCCAATCGGATCTGCTGGAATACCAGTCGATGCAGGCAGATATTATTGTGGCTAATATTTTAGCTCCGATTATTATTCGTCTCGCTGAAGACGCGTTTAACTCCCTTCAGCCGGATGGTGTGTTTATAACTTCAGGCATCATTGAAAGCAAACGTACGGATGTTGAACAGGCTCTGACAGAAGCGGGATTTGTTATTGAGGATGCGCGCGCAGTCGAAGACTGGCTGTGCATTATCGCCCGCCGGCCGCAGACACTGTAA
- the dnaJ gene encoding molecular chaperone DnaJ, with translation MSKRDYYDVLGVSKDADEQEIKKAYRKLARQYHPDVNKEDDAEEKFIEIKDAYDTLSDPQKRSNYDRFGHEDPNQGFGGGGAGAGGFGGGFGDIFDMFFGGGASRDPNAPRQGADLQYTMTLTFKEAAFGKDTEIEIPKEENCETCGGDGAKPGTEKRTCRQCGGQGQVNVEQNTPFGRVVNRRVCDRCSGSGVEVEEKCPTCNGNGRIRRNKKINIHIPEGVDHGQQIRVSGQGEPGANGGPPGDLFVVFNVQPHEFFERDGDDVYCEMPLTFVQVTLGDEIEVPTLRGKVKLKIPAGTQSGTKFRLRNKGISNVHGRGQGDQHVKVQVVTPKKLTDRQKELLREFAEISGDEETDEQHGNFFDRVKRAFRGE, from the coding sequence ATGAGTAAACGCGATTATTATGACGTGCTTGGCGTCAGCAAAGACGCAGATGAGCAGGAAATAAAAAAAGCATATAGAAAACTGGCACGCCAGTATCACCCGGACGTCAACAAAGAAGATGACGCCGAAGAAAAATTTATTGAAATTAAAGATGCCTACGATACATTAAGCGATCCCCAGAAGCGTTCGAATTACGATCGTTTCGGTCACGAGGATCCGAACCAGGGATTTGGTGGCGGCGGAGCCGGAGCTGGCGGCTTCGGCGGCGGCTTTGGCGATATTTTCGATATGTTTTTCGGCGGCGGTGCTTCAAGAGATCCAAATGCACCGAGACAGGGGGCGGATCTGCAGTATACGATGACGCTTACCTTCAAAGAAGCAGCCTTCGGTAAAGATACAGAGATCGAAATTCCAAAGGAAGAAAATTGTGAAACGTGCGGCGGCGACGGCGCAAAGCCGGGCACAGAAAAAAGAACATGCCGCCAGTGCGGCGGGCAGGGCCAGGTGAACGTAGAACAGAATACGCCGTTTGGCCGTGTCGTGAATCGGCGTGTATGTGACCGCTGCAGCGGCTCCGGTGTTGAAGTGGAAGAAAAATGTCCTACGTGTAACGGAAACGGACGCATCCGCCGTAACAAAAAGATCAATATCCACATTCCGGAAGGCGTCGACCATGGCCAGCAGATCCGCGTGAGCGGTCAGGGTGAACCCGGCGCAAACGGTGGACCCCCGGGCGATCTGTTCGTTGTTTTCAACGTACAGCCGCATGAATTCTTTGAACGTGACGGAGATGACGTTTACTGCGAAATGCCGCTTACATTTGTGCAGGTAACACTTGGTGATGAAATCGAAGTGCCGACACTGCGCGGTAAAGTCAAATTGAAAATACCGGCTGGTACCCAGTCCGGGACAAAATTCCGTCTCCGCAATAAAGGTATCAGCAACGTGCACGGACGAGGCCAGGGCGATCAGCACGTCAAAGTTCAGGTTGTGACACCGAAGAAATTGACGGACCGCCAGAAGGAACTGCTGCGGGAATTCGCAGAAATCAGCGGTGATGAAGAAACTGATGAACAGCACGGAAACTTCTTTGACCGGGTGAAACGGGCGTTTCGTGGAGAGTAA
- a CDS encoding RsmE family RNA methyltransferase — MQHYFVDPSSIQHEYIEITGNDAKHIARVMRMGPGEEIICKDNQGRAFVTKIESVGEKSIHVKIISEWTGGAELPVNIIAAQALIKGEKMDTVVQKATELGAAAIYFYEGDHSVVKWDANKRQKKIDRLNRIAKEAAEQSERMYIPEVVYFSSARKVIEGTASIENRVVLSEAEARTEQPAKLPDVFSRRPETLLAFIGPEGGFSSNELSLFEEQRIPSTSLGKRIVRSETASLLLLGAVTYYYEIQEGNIQ, encoded by the coding sequence ATGCAGCATTATTTTGTGGATCCCTCCTCCATACAGCATGAATATATAGAAATCACGGGTAATGATGCAAAGCACATTGCCCGTGTTATGCGTATGGGCCCAGGAGAAGAAATTATATGTAAAGACAACCAGGGACGTGCCTTTGTAACTAAAATTGAAAGCGTGGGGGAAAAAAGTATTCACGTGAAAATAATCAGCGAATGGACAGGTGGAGCAGAGCTTCCTGTAAACATCATCGCGGCTCAGGCGCTGATTAAAGGGGAAAAAATGGACACCGTCGTGCAAAAAGCAACAGAACTGGGAGCCGCGGCGATTTATTTTTATGAAGGGGACCATTCTGTGGTAAAATGGGATGCGAATAAACGGCAAAAGAAAATTGATCGTTTAAACCGAATTGCTAAAGAAGCAGCAGAGCAGTCAGAGCGGATGTATATACCGGAAGTTGTTTATTTTTCCTCAGCACGTAAGGTTATAGAAGGCACGGCTTCCATTGAGAACCGGGTCGTTTTATCGGAAGCAGAGGCAAGGACGGAACAGCCCGCAAAGCTCCCTGACGTGTTCAGCCGGCGTCCGGAAACGCTGCTTGCATTTATCGGGCCGGAGGGCGGGTTCTCCAGTAATGAGCTTTCCCTGTTTGAGGAACAGCGCATTCCATCGACCTCTCTGGGAAAAAGGATTGTCCGCAGTGAAACCGCTTCTTTGCTGCTGCTTGGAGCAGTGACATATTATTATGAAATTCAGGAGGGGAACATACAATGA